The proteins below come from a single Miscanthus floridulus cultivar M001 chromosome 1, ASM1932011v1, whole genome shotgun sequence genomic window:
- the LOC136452321 gene encoding uncharacterized protein, translating into MLHDRDAFLEEVRERLLQAQQYAKRHYDKRHHKVEFDVRAWVLLCLLHRPTHALASPSKGKLRPRYAGPFQIVERIGQVAYRLQLPAKVHLHDVFHVGLLKPYNYTGAPPVASIVLPSVQDGRLLLTLEHVQRAQLCRGDWKLLVKWQGLSEDDATWEPF; encoded by the coding sequence ATGCTGCACGACCGCGATGCATTCCTAGAGGAGGTTCGTGAGCGTCTTCTCCAAGCGCAGCAATATGCCAAGCGGCACTACGACAAGCGTCATCACAAGGTGGAGTTCGACGTCAGGGCATGGGTGCTTCTCTGCCTGCTACACCGCCCCACCCATGCCCTTGCCTCCCCATCGAAGGGCAAGCTACGCCCACGCTACGCCGGGCCATTCCAGATCGTCGAGCGCATCGGCCAGGTCGCCTACCGCCTCCAGCTTCCAGCCAAGGTGCATCtccatgatgttttccatgtgggGCTGCTGAAGCCCTACAACTACACTGGCGCTCCTCCTGTAGCTTCCATAGTGCTGCCATCGGTCCAGGATGGGCGCCTACTGCTGACCCTCGAGCATGTACAGCGTGCACAGCTCTGTCGTGGTGATTGGAAGCTCCTTGTCAAGTGGCAGGGTCTCTCAGAAGATGATGCGACGTGGGAGCCTTTCTAG